The Engystomops pustulosus chromosome 2, aEngPut4.maternal, whole genome shotgun sequence genomic interval ggagctcactacatacacattatacaccaccactagggggagatcactacatacacattatacaccaccactaggaggagatcactacttacacattatacaccaccactaggaggagatcactgcatacacattatacaccaccactaggaggatatcattacatacagattatacaccaccactagggggagatcactacatacacattatacaccaccactaggaggagatcactacatacacattatacaccaccactaggaggagatcactacatacacattatacaccaccactagggggagatcactacatacacattatacaccaccactagggggagctcactacatacacattatacaccaccactagggggagctcactacatacacattatacaccaccactagggggagctcactacatacacattatacaccaccactaggaggagatcactacatacagattatacaccaccactagggggagatcactacatacagattatacaccaccactagggggagatcactacatacacattatacaccaccactaggaggagatcactacatacacattatacaccaccactagggggagatcactacatacacattatacaccaccactagggggagctcactacatacagattatacaccaccactagggggagatcactacatacagattatacaccaccactagggggagatcactacatacacattatacaccaccactagggggagatcactacatacagattatacaccaccactagggggagatcactacatacacattatacaccaccactagggggagatcactacatacagattatacaccaccactaggaggagatcactacatacacattatacaccaccactagggggagatcactacatacagattatacaccaccactagggggagatcactacatacacattatacaccaccactagggggagatcactacatacacattatacaccaccactagggggagatcactacatacagattatacaccaccactagggggagatcactacatacacattatacaccaccactagggggagatcactacatacagattatacatcaccactaggaggagatcactacatacacattatacaccaccactagggggagatcactacatacacattatacaccaccactaggaggagatcactacatacagattatacatcaccactaggaggagatcactacatacacattatacaccaccactaggaggagatcactacatacacattatacaccaccactagggggagatcactacatacacattatacaccaccactaggaggagatcactacatacagattatacaccaccactagggggagctcactacatacagattatacaccaccactagggggagatcactacatacacatatacaccaccactaggaggagatcactacatacacattatacatcaccactaggagggagatcactacatacagattatacaccaccactaggggagatcactacatacagattatacacccaccactagggggagatcactacatacagattatacaccaccactagggggagatcactacatacagattatacaccaccactaggggagatcactacatacacattatacaccaccactaggaggagatcactacatacagattatacaccaccactagggggagatcactacatacacatataccaccaccactagggggagatcactacatacagattatacaccaccactagggggagatcactacatacacattatacaccaccactaggggagatcactacatacagattatacaccaccactaggggggagatcactacatacacattatacaccaccactaggggagatcactacatacccattatacaccaccactagggggagatcactacatacagattatacaccaccactagggggagatcactacatacacattatacaccaccactagggggagccgccAGCTATCAGGGTTGTAGAAGGATCAGTAACACCTCTGCTCAGTCTTCAGGTTATGACTGTATCTTCTCCTGGGAGAGTGCTGGTGACACCCTTGTTGCCGTGTTCTCTGGTTCCTCTGTGTTGTGTCCCTGATACTTTGTAGCACTCAGTCTCCAGTGTTCTGTGGTGTCCCCTCCCCCATGTCTAGACGCAGCGCCCCGCGGTGGAGACGTCTGGTGCTCTGTAGTGATTCTTGTTCTATTCTTGGCCTAATGGCGAGTCCTTGGCAGATAACATTGGGCACTGACAATACCACCAGGACCTGTGTAGCGGGTGTCACTGGGCAGCACGAGGGGCCGAACCTGTAAGACACCGTCagccattactgggggctgctgccGGACCCTGTAAGATTTCCATGATCTCATACAGTGGAGGGTCCAGACAAACCGCAGCAGTGTGCGCTGACAGGTGTCATGGGGTCTGCActgtgtcccccctccccctcattaccTCACTACAGGAAAAGGGGGTCTGCACTGTGTCCTCGGTCCCACCCCACCTGCATCATCCTGTATGGACCTGGTAGTGATAGGCACAGTATGGCGCTGTGTgccctgtatgggggggggcagtgtgccctgtatgggggggggggggccgtgtcttcctgtatatggggggagggcCGTGTGCCCTGTATATGGGGAGGGGGGCCGTGTGGCCTGTATATGGGGAGGGGGGCCGtgtgtcctgtatatggggggggggagggccgtGTGCCCTGGTATATGGGGAGGGGGGCCGTGTGGCCTGTATATGGGGAGGGGGGCCGTGTGGCCTGTATGGGGGGAGGGCGTGTGCCCTGTATGGGGGGAGGGCCGTGGTCCCTGTATGGGGGGGAGGGCCGTGtgccctgtatatgggggggggggggcgtgtggctgtatatggggaggGGGGCCGTGTGGCCTGTATATGGGGAGGGGGGCCGTGTGGCCTGTATGGGGGGGAGGGCCGTGTGCCCTGTATGGGGGGGAgggccgtgtgtcctgtatggggGGGAGGGCCGTGtgccctgtatatgggggggggggggggggcgtgtggcCTGTATATGGGGAGGGGGGCCGTGTGGCCTGTATATGGGGAGGGGGGCCGTGTGCCCTGTATGGGGGGGAGGGCCGTGTGCCCTGTAGGGGGGGAGGGCCGTGTgccctgtatgggggggggcagtgtgccctgTATGGGGGGGAGGGGCCGTGTGCCCTGTATGGGGGGGAgggccgtgtgtcctgtatggggaggggggccgtgtgtcctgtatatgggggggggggccgtgTGGCCTGTATATGGGGAGGGGGGCCGTGTGGCCTGTATATGGGGAGGGgggccgtgtgtcctgtatggggGGGAGGGCCGTGTGccctgtatggggggggcagtgtgccctgTATGGGGGGGAGGGCCGTGTggcctgtatgggggggggggcagtgtggcctgTATGTGGCTGTTACAGTGTTAGTTCTGGTCTTGCACATCAGAGACCCCCGTGTGTGACGTataacacacatataaggggggtcCACGCTTCCTGTACACTGTCTGTGTGACGCCTCCGGCTCCCCGTAGCAGGCCGGTGCAGGGGTTAATGTCTGCTTCCTGCCGCTGGACTTTATAGAGTTTGCTGCTGGCAGCCTGTGATTGGTTGGATCCTGACTGATTGGAGCGTTCTGATTGGTCCACATCCCCCCTGCTTCCCAGAGTAGATGCAGCTGGAAGTCATTAGAGATTCCTGGGAATTCTCAGTCTGGAGCAGCGGCGCCCCCTATAGCTGCCTCCACCAGGAACATGACCCCATCATCCCTGAGCCCAGGAGCTCACCATGTAATCTCGAGCACACAcgatgtatcactcccatcatccctgagcccaggagctcacacgatgtatcactcccatcatccctgagcccaggagctcacaatctaatctccgagcacacacaatgtatcactcccatcatcctgaccccaggagctcacaatctccgAGCGCACACATTAGGACATTTATTAtactgtctgcgccagttttcaggTACTTTGTAAAGATCTTTTGGTcatctgtgtccaacaagactgaAATATTAGCACCCTAAGGGGCGTGCACTGAGAGTCGGACCCTGCAGcgcatttattactgcgactggacagattgggggacatttattatcgcAGTGCGCCCCAAAAATACCAGGATTTTTCTGgacgcagaattgttgcggatcatttataatgagtttgcggcagagagaacagatgtttccgactatcccgacacctccAGGTTTTTtgggcgcaagtgggcgtggcctaacgtttccacatttCTGTGTATCTTGCCGGCATATttaggcgcacaatagaccagaaaaaattggtcagagagcaaaatggaGGCGCCAGTGTATGTAAGATTTGGGCGCACCCTTCATTACTGCCGGCATTTtcctggcgcacgactgattagttccgtctacccagtaatcactaccaGCCGTGCGACACTTTAATACATGGGGCTGCGCTCTCCGGAgcacacaattagtaaatcccccccccatgtgtcacaCTGTATAGCAgcggtggcggacctatggcacgggtgccagaggtggcactcatagccctctctatgggcaccctcaccatcaccccagggtagagtttgccagacaggactcaaggcctcctgcagcccaggaccctagaaggctGCTACACTGAGTCACTGAGTATATACCTGTGACAGAgcggggagtaataagttacggcttaaattgtcgcattggcactttagtaaaaataagtggcttttggttgtagtttgggcactctgtgtctaaaaggttccccgTCACTGCTGTATAGTAAAGGTGACCAAACAAAAGCTGGTGCCACATCTGTGCCGCCTCTCCTCTGCCACCCACTGGAAGCTCTGTGCACTGCAGCCTCTCCCTACGTGTATataacagtacagtatacagtatataatataatcccCTTTCCTTCTCGCAGGAAGAGGCAAAAAGCAAATCCAAGGTCTGCGCCAATGTGTTCTGCGGTGCTGGCAGAGAGTGCGCTGTAACTGAGAAAGGGGAACCTACCTGCCTCTGCATCGAGGTGAGTATCTGCATTACATAAGAATAATACTGTACGGAtgggttccccccccccccccccccgggtgtgtatatatatatatacggatggcgtcccccccccccccgggtgtatatatatacggatGGCGTCCCCcccgggtgtatatatatacggatGGCGGCCCCcccgggtgtatatatatatatatatacggatggcgtccccccccccccccccccgggtgtatgtatatatacggaCGGCGTCCCCcccgggtgtatatatatgtccccctgtGTATACGGATGGCGTCCcccgggtgtatatatatatatatatatatgtcccctccccccctgtgtatatatatgtcccccctgTGTATACGGATGGCGTCCccaggtgtatgtatatatatatatatggatggcGTCCCccgggtgtgtatatatacatatagcgccccccctctgtgtatatatatatatacatatagcgcccccccccctgtgtatatatatacatatagcgcccccctgtgtatatatacgtatagcgccccccctgtgtatatatatatgtatagcgcccccccctgtgtatatatatatatgtatagcgcccccccctgtgtatatatatatgtatagcgcccccccctgtgtatatatatatacgtatagcgccccccctgtgtatatatatatatatatatacgtatagcgcccccctgtgtatatatatatatatacgtatagcgcccccctgtgtatatatacgtcccctgtATACGGCTGATGTCTTGTCTCTCTCTAGAAATGTAAGTCTCACAAGCGTCCGGTGTGCGGGAGTAACGGGAAGACTTACCTCAATCACTGCGAGCTGCACCGCGACGCCTGCCTGACCGGCTCCAAGATCCAGGTGGATTATGACGGTCACTGCAAAGGTACAAGAGCGCAAAACCTGTGTATAGTGTCATCCTGGTGATTATAGCGGTGCAAtagtctgcagagcatcgcacctcTAATACTTCATTCATTGTTTTCTCTATCCTGTAGAAAAGACGTCTGACGCCCCCGCAGCCAGTCCAGGTACCGCTCCTACCTCTGTATTACACCCCGGCCGTCAcctcctctgtataacactccGGCCTGTCGCCTCTCTGTATTACACTCCGGCCCCTCACCTCCTCTGTATTACACCCCGGGCCGTCACCTCCTCTGTATTACAACCCGGCCGTCACCTCCTCTGTATTACACTCCGGCCGTCGcctcctctgtataacactccGGCCGTCACCTCCTCTGTATTACACTCCGGCCGTCACCTCCTCTGTATTACACTCCGGCCCGTCGCCTCCTCTGTATTACACCCCGGCCGTCACCTCCTCTGTATTACACTCCGGCCCGTCGCCTCCTCTGTATAACACCCCGGCCGTCACCTcctctgtattacactccagccgTCACCTCCTCTGTATAACACCCCGGCCCGTCACCTCCTCTGTATTACACTCCGGCCCGTCGCCTCCTCTGTATTACACTCCGGCCTGTCGcctcctctgtataacactccGGCCGTCACCTCCTCTGTATAACACCCCGGCCTTCACCTCCTCTGTATAACACCCCGGCCCGTCACCTCCTCTGTATTACACTCCGGCCCGTCACCTCCTCTGTATTACACTCCGGCCCGTCACCTCCTCTGTATTACACTCCGGCCCGTCACCTCCTCTGTATTACACTCCGGCCCGTCACCTCCTCTGTATTACACTCCGGCCGTCACCTCCTCTGTATTACACCCCGGCCGTCACCTCCTCTGTATTACACCCCGGCCGTCACCTCCTCTGTATTACACTCCGGCCGTCACCTCCTCTGTATTACACCCCGGCCGTCACCTCCTCTGTATTACACCCCGGCCGTCACCTCCTCTGTATAACAACCCGGCCGTCACCTCCTCTGTATAACAACCCGGCCGTCACCTCCTCTGTATAACACCCCGGCCGTCACCTCCTCTGTATAACACCCCGGCCGTCACCTCCTCTGTATTACACTCCGGCCGTCACCTCCTCTGTATAACACCCTGGCCGTCACCTCCTCTGTATTACACTCCGGCCTGTCGCCTCCTCTGTGTATTATATTCATATTCGGCTCCTTGTCTCGCAGTTGTGTGTTACCAGTCTGATCGCGATGAGCTCCGGAGACGCGTCATCCAGTGGCTTCAGGCAGAGATTATCCCTGACGGATGGTTCTCCAAGGGCAACAACTACAGCGACATCCTAGAGAAATACTTCAAGGTGCGGAGCGGGAGGCCATGACCCCAAGTACACAGCCCGGACGACCCCTGACCCCCTGACCCTAATAGAGGAAACTGGCTTACAGGATAGCCCCATAATAACCCCCTGTATGTACACAGCCCGGATCCCTGACCCTCTGACCCCGGCCCTAGTAGGGGACAAGGGGTTACAGGATAGCCCCATAATAACCCCCTGTATGTACACAGCCCGGATCCCTGACCCCCTGACCCCGGGCCTAGTAGTGGACATGGTTACAGCATAGCCCTATAATGTGCACCTCCTGCTGTCCTGCCTATTTGCCTCCTCCAGGACGGGATAGGATATCCTCCATCTGTCTTATATCTTGTAATTTCCCGTATTTAGAGCTACGATGACGGTGACTCCCGGCTGGACTCCTCCGAGTTCCTGAAATTCCTGGAGCAGAACCAGACGGCCATCAACATCACCACCTACATGGACCAGGAGACCAACAAGATCCTCAGGTAAGACCCGGACCCCACAGTAATTGTATGGCAGGACCACCAGGGGTCTGAGAGGGGTGTCCTGGGATAACCCcaaatacagggggaggagctctatatatccagtatatacatggaggagccccctatatatccagtatatacatataccctgtaGTGTAACACATGGGGGAGCccctatatatccagtatatacatataccctgtagtgtaacacatggaggagccccctatatatccagtatatacatataccctgtagtgtgacacatggaggagccctat includes:
- the FSTL1 gene encoding follistatin-related protein 1, whose protein sequence is MRGGTAGLGLGRGAGGGGTFSFRLSTAASQDTIFSSDPEDPAPPAAAMALEEAKSKSKVCANVFCGAGRECAVTEKGEPTCLCIEKCKSHKRPVCGSNGKTYLNHCELHRDACLTGSKIQVDYDGHCKEKTSDAPAASPVVCYQSDRDELRRRVIQWLQAEIIPDGWFSKGNNYSDILEKYFKSYDDGDSRLDSSEFLKFLEQNQTAINITTYMDQETNKILRGLCVEALIELSDENADWKLSFNEFLKCLNPTYNPPEKKCALEDETYEDGAETQVQCNRCVCACGNWVCTAMSCEGKDGQSEGDMSRYVEELRKHQETAEKAKSVSSKDI